From Acidobacteriota bacterium, a single genomic window includes:
- a CDS encoding DUF3516 domain-containing protein, translating into MSAHLGDFLPDDGDLSSDALLGRFLDYTADKALILYPAQEEAILELLGEKNVILNTPTGSGKSLVASALLFASLARGHRSVYTCPIKALVNEKWMGLCREFGPDQVGLCTGDATVNHDAPILCCTAEVLANIALREGADARVDAVVMDEFHWYADRDRGVAWQTPLLTLPQARFLLMSATLGDTSSFEKALTTLTGRPTVTVKSIDRPVPLEYAYAEIPLAHTLEKLAAEGKTPAYVVHFTQADAASSAQDFTSLKICTREEKSAIADEIAGFTFTSPYGAEIRKWLKHGIGLHHAGLLPKYRVLVEQLAQRGLLKVICGTDTLGVGINVPIRTVLFTRLCKFDGRKTAHLSARDFHQISGRAGRKGFDTQGFVVVQAPEHVIENIKLGEKAARDGKKVTKRKPPDHNFVNWDLGTFKRLIGSAPEQLTSRFHVSHGMLLNVLSRRGDGCGAMRQLIRDCHESNDAKKAHTRRAWQLFRALVARRIVEFIPRTEDGSTLRVNVDLQDDFSMDQTLSLYLVETIPLLDPESPDYALDLLTLVEAILENPEIVLRRQLDKIKDQAVAQMKADGIEYEQRMEELEKLEYPKPLREFVYTSFNTFADRHPWVGEENIRPKSIAREMFEQFRSFDEYVLDYDLERVEGLLLRHLNSVYKVLSQTVPDGLKTDMVREMELYLRTLVGQVDSSLAEEWEKLRDPAYRSLEATAPRGGDLRPPGAEATEQDITRDTKMLTAAIRIRIFSFLRAWSMNDHGAALAALDSPRDADGAPWTPERLRAEREAYHVEHERLRLDPEARNLRHTYVSPSDDQQTWRVEQMLVDPEMVNDWVAEFEVDLAASREAHRPVLRLRRLGRLAQS; encoded by the coding sequence ATGTCCGCACACCTTGGCGACTTTCTGCCTGATGATGGCGATCTGTCCAGCGACGCGCTGCTGGGACGGTTCCTCGACTACACGGCCGACAAGGCCCTGATCCTCTATCCCGCGCAGGAAGAGGCGATCCTCGAACTGCTGGGCGAGAAGAACGTCATCCTCAACACGCCCACCGGGTCGGGCAAGTCGCTGGTGGCCTCGGCGCTGCTCTTTGCATCGCTGGCGCGCGGGCACCGATCGGTCTACACCTGCCCGATCAAGGCGCTGGTCAACGAGAAGTGGATGGGCCTCTGCCGTGAGTTCGGCCCGGACCAGGTTGGCCTCTGCACCGGGGACGCCACGGTCAATCACGACGCGCCGATTCTCTGCTGCACGGCCGAGGTGCTCGCCAACATCGCGTTGCGTGAGGGGGCTGACGCCCGGGTCGATGCCGTCGTGATGGACGAGTTTCACTGGTACGCCGACCGCGATCGCGGAGTCGCGTGGCAGACGCCGCTGCTCACCCTGCCCCAGGCGCGTTTCCTGCTCATGTCGGCCACGCTGGGCGACACTTCGTCTTTCGAGAAGGCCCTCACCACGCTCACCGGTCGGCCCACCGTCACCGTCAAGTCCATCGACCGCCCCGTGCCGCTCGAATATGCCTATGCCGAAATCCCATTGGCACACACACTCGAGAAGCTCGCGGCGGAAGGCAAGACGCCTGCCTATGTCGTGCACTTTACCCAGGCCGATGCTGCCAGCAGCGCCCAGGATTTCACGAGCCTGAAGATCTGCACGCGCGAGGAGAAAAGCGCGATCGCGGACGAGATCGCCGGCTTCACATTCACGAGCCCGTACGGCGCCGAGATCCGCAAGTGGCTGAAACACGGCATCGGCCTGCACCACGCCGGCCTGCTGCCCAAGTACCGCGTGCTGGTTGAACAACTCGCCCAGCGCGGTCTGCTCAAGGTCATCTGCGGTACCGACACCCTGGGCGTCGGCATCAACGTCCCCATCCGCACGGTGCTGTTCACGCGGCTCTGCAAGTTCGACGGACGGAAGACCGCGCACCTCAGCGCTCGCGACTTCCACCAGATTTCGGGACGCGCCGGCCGCAAGGGTTTTGATACCCAGGGCTTCGTGGTGGTTCAGGCCCCGGAGCACGTCATCGAGAACATCAAGCTCGGCGAAAAGGCGGCCCGGGACGGCAAGAAGGTGACGAAGCGCAAGCCGCCCGACCACAACTTCGTCAACTGGGACCTCGGCACCTTCAAGCGGCTCATCGGCTCAGCCCCGGAACAGCTCACCTCGCGATTTCACGTCTCGCACGGCATGCTGCTCAACGTTCTCAGCCGGCGCGGCGACGGCTGCGGGGCCATGCGTCAGCTGATTCGCGATTGCCACGAATCCAACGACGCGAAGAAGGCGCACACCCGGCGCGCGTGGCAACTCTTCCGGGCGCTCGTGGCACGGCGCATCGTGGAGTTCATCCCGAGAACAGAGGATGGTTCAACGCTTCGCGTGAACGTCGATCTGCAGGACGATTTCTCGATGGACCAGACGCTGTCGCTGTACCTGGTCGAGACGATCCCGCTGCTCGATCCCGAATCGCCTGACTACGCACTGGACCTGCTCACGCTCGTCGAGGCCATCCTCGAGAATCCCGAGATCGTGCTGCGTCGCCAACTCGACAAGATCAAGGACCAGGCCGTCGCCCAGATGAAGGCCGACGGAATCGAATACGAGCAGCGCATGGAGGAACTCGAGAAACTGGAGTATCCGAAGCCGCTGCGCGAGTTCGTCTACACGAGTTTCAATACCTTCGCCGACAGGCACCCGTGGGTGGGAGAGGAGAATATCCGGCCCAAGTCGATCGCACGGGAGATGTTTGAGCAATTCCGCTCGTTCGACGAGTACGTGCTCGATTACGACCTCGAACGCGTCGAGGGCCTGTTGCTGCGACACCTCAACAGTGTCTACAAGGTGCTCAGCCAGACCGTCCCCGACGGCCTGAAGACGGACATGGTGCGCGAGATGGAACTGTACCTGCGCACGCTGGTCGGCCAGGTGGATTCGAGCCTCGCCGAGGAATGGGAGAAACTGCGGGATCCCGCCTACCGGTCGCTCGAGGCCACGGCGCCACGGGGAGGCGATCTCCGCCCACCCGGCGCCGAGGCGACCGAGCAGGACATCACACGCGACACGAAGATGTTGACCGCAGCCATCAGGATCCGCATCTTCTCGTTCCTCCGCGCCTGGTCCATGAACGACCATGGGGCCGCGCTTGCCGCTCTCGATTCGCCACGCGACGCCGATGGTGCGCCCTGGACGCCCGAACGCCTGCGCGCAGAGCGTGAGGCCTACCACGTCGAGCACGAGCGCCTGCGCCTTGATCCGGAGGCCCGGAACCTCCGGCACACGTACGTGTCGCCCTCCGATGATCAGCAGACGTGGCGCGTGGAACAGATGCTGGTCGACCCGGAGATGGTCAACGACTGGGTGGCGGAATTCGAGGTGGACCTGGCCGCCTCGCGCGAGGCGCACCGACCGGTGCTTCGGCTGCGTCGCCTCGGGCGTCTGGCGCAGTCCTGA
- a CDS encoding insulinase family protein: protein MTVRKIAGTALFLSIALAGLSPAGRSLASAQATLPQGPALSAPLTQAVPVDARITIGYLPNGLRYYIRANERPSQRAELRLVVNVGSVVEDSDQLGLAHFVEHMAFNGSEHFPKQDLIKFMESIGMRLGPGVNADTGFDETVYMLHVPTDNPEAMRKAFLFLADVAHSLSFDQTAIDKERGVIVEEWRQGRGADARMRDQQLPMLLRGSRYSERVPIGTRESIEGFKPEALKRFYADWYRPDLMAVIAVGDFNKSAVEALIKAQFKAIPAPARPRPRASFEVPDHPDTLYAVATDKEATMTTVGVYNMLPLRDQTSIGAYRQQQVERLYTNMLNERLGELTVKADPPFIRAAVGRGLFVRSKEAATLMALVKEDGIESGVRALVTESARAARFGFTPAELEREKRDLMRLYEGAFAERDKEESADLAAEYIRNYTQQEPLPGITYEYGLVQRFVPDITLEEVNKVAKEWTGGSRVVLVNAPQKAGLTVPDAARLAAAIKSAAEKDVKPYVEVAANQSLLDELPKPGAVVTTKTRDAFGVTEWELSNGVKVVLKPTEFKQDEVVFRATSPGGTSLASDKDYVAAMTATQVIGAGGVGKFDVIQLRNVLSGKAAAVRAFIDDTEEGMVGGGSPKDLETMFQLIYLTFTQPRADATVFGVITSQAKVMLASQQASPEWAFGEALRSAMTQNHFRARPLTPESVADMDLQKSLAFYKDRFADASDFTFVFAGSYDLAAIKPLVERYLGSLPSLHRKETWKNVGITPPKGVVEKTVRKGIEPKSQAAIVFTGSFPFDSPHQVVLDALAVVLETRLRESLREALSGTYGVQVEASASKIPDARYSINIDFGCDPERTEELVKTLFREIETLKTGGPTDKEVRDAREALRRKHDSDLAVNNRLVGELSARYENSADIAEFFELPMEFDKLTVTAIRDAARSYLDTNNYVRVTLYPEKPPKVTVPQESLIETLVAAFWQATPAWQTVR from the coding sequence ATGACTGTTCGGAAAATTGCTGGGACCGCGTTGTTTCTGTCAATCGCGCTGGCGGGGCTCTCTCCGGCGGGCCGATCCCTTGCGAGTGCACAGGCGACGCTTCCCCAGGGGCCGGCCCTGTCGGCGCCGCTCACTCAAGCCGTCCCCGTCGATGCTCGAATCACGATCGGCTACCTGCCGAATGGACTCCGGTACTACATCCGGGCCAACGAGCGACCATCTCAACGCGCCGAACTCCGGCTGGTCGTCAACGTCGGGTCCGTCGTCGAGGATAGCGATCAGCTCGGCCTGGCGCACTTCGTCGAGCACATGGCGTTCAACGGCAGCGAGCATTTCCCCAAGCAGGATCTGATCAAGTTCATGGAGTCGATCGGCATGCGGCTCGGCCCCGGCGTGAACGCGGACACCGGGTTCGACGAGACGGTGTACATGCTCCATGTCCCGACCGACAACCCGGAAGCGATGCGCAAGGCGTTCCTGTTCCTCGCTGATGTCGCGCACAGCCTGTCGTTCGACCAGACGGCGATCGACAAGGAACGCGGCGTGATCGTCGAGGAATGGCGGCAGGGACGTGGTGCCGACGCCAGGATGCGGGACCAGCAACTTCCCATGCTGTTGAGAGGGTCACGCTACAGCGAGCGCGTGCCCATTGGCACGCGGGAGAGCATCGAGGGCTTTAAGCCAGAGGCGCTGAAGCGGTTCTACGCGGATTGGTACCGGCCGGATTTGATGGCGGTCATCGCCGTCGGCGACTTCAACAAGTCGGCGGTGGAAGCGCTGATCAAGGCGCAATTCAAAGCGATTCCGGCGCCAGCGCGTCCCAGGCCGCGGGCCTCGTTCGAGGTTCCCGACCACCCGGACACACTCTATGCGGTGGCCACCGACAAGGAAGCGACGATGACCACCGTGGGGGTGTACAACATGCTCCCCCTGCGAGATCAAACGTCCATTGGTGCGTATCGACAGCAACAGGTCGAGCGGCTCTACACGAACATGCTGAACGAACGGTTGGGAGAGTTGACGGTGAAGGCCGATCCGCCGTTCATACGGGCGGCTGTTGGACGCGGCCTGTTCGTTCGCTCGAAGGAAGCCGCGACGTTGATGGCGCTGGTCAAGGAGGATGGCATCGAAAGTGGCGTCCGTGCTCTGGTGACCGAGTCCGCCCGGGCCGCGCGATTCGGATTCACCCCGGCGGAATTGGAGAGAGAGAAACGCGACCTGATGCGGTTGTACGAGGGAGCGTTCGCCGAACGCGACAAAGAGGAGTCCGCGGACCTGGCGGCGGAGTACATCCGGAACTACACGCAGCAGGAACCGCTTCCCGGCATTACCTACGAGTACGGGCTGGTCCAGCGCTTCGTGCCGGACATCACGCTGGAGGAAGTGAACAAGGTCGCGAAGGAGTGGACAGGCGGAAGTCGGGTCGTGCTGGTAAACGCCCCGCAGAAGGCTGGCCTGACCGTGCCGGATGCCGCCAGGCTCGCCGCGGCCATCAAGAGCGCGGCCGAAAAAGACGTCAAGCCCTATGTTGAGGTCGCGGCAAACCAGTCGCTGCTTGATGAGCTGCCCAAGCCGGGCGCGGTCGTCACAACGAAGACGAGGGATGCGTTTGGCGTGACGGAATGGGAGCTCTCCAACGGCGTCAAAGTGGTGCTGAAGCCGACCGAGTTCAAGCAGGACGAAGTGGTCTTCCGCGCCACCAGCCCTGGCGGCACGTCGCTCGCAAGCGACAAGGACTACGTCGCCGCGATGACGGCGACCCAGGTGATTGGGGCCGGTGGCGTTGGCAAGTTCGACGTGATCCAGCTCCGAAACGTCCTGTCGGGCAAGGCCGCGGCGGTGAGGGCATTTATCGACGACACGGAAGAAGGGATGGTCGGCGGCGGCTCTCCGAAGGACCTGGAGACGATGTTCCAGTTGATCTACCTCACCTTCACGCAGCCCCGTGCTGACGCGACCGTCTTCGGCGTCATCACGTCGCAGGCGAAAGTGATGCTGGCAAGCCAACAGGCGAGTCCCGAGTGGGCATTCGGGGAAGCGTTGCGGTCCGCGATGACCCAGAATCACTTCCGGGCGCGTCCCCTCACTCCCGAGTCGGTCGCCGACATGGATCTGCAGAAGTCATTGGCGTTCTACAAGGACCGATTCGCCGACGCCAGCGATTTCACCTTCGTCTTCGCCGGCAGCTACGATCTGGCGGCCATCAAGCCGCTGGTCGAGCGGTATCTTGGCTCGCTGCCGTCGCTGCACCGGAAAGAAACCTGGAAGAACGTCGGCATCACGCCACCGAAAGGCGTCGTGGAAAAGACCGTCAGGAAGGGCATCGAACCGAAGAGCCAGGCCGCCATCGTCTTTACCGGATCATTTCCGTTCGATTCGCCGCACCAGGTGGTGCTCGACGCGCTGGCCGTGGTCCTCGAAACGAGGCTGCGGGAAAGCTTGCGCGAGGCGTTGAGCGGGACCTACGGCGTTCAAGTGGAAGCCAGTGCCTCCAAGATCCCTGACGCGCGCTACAGCATCAACATCGATTTCGGATGCGATCCGGAACGGACCGAGGAACTCGTCAAGACGCTCTTCCGCGAGATCGAGACACTCAAAACCGGCGGGCCGACCGACAAGGAAGTCCGCGATGCGCGAGAGGCGCTTCGCAGGAAGCACGACAGCGACCTGGCTGTGAACAACCGCCTTGTTGGTGAATTGTCGGCCAGATACGAGAACTCAGCGGACATCGCGGAGTTTTTCGAGTTGCCCATGGAGTTCGACAAGCTGACGGTCACCGCAATTCGGGACGCGGCGCGCAGCTATCTCGACACCAACAACTATGTCCGGGTCACGCTGTATCCGGAGAAGCCGCCGAAGGTCACCGTGCCGCAGGAAAGCCTGATCGAGACGCTCGTGGCGGCGTTCTGGCAAGCGACGCCCGCGTGGCAGACGGTCAGATAG
- a CDS encoding trypsin-like serine protease, with protein MRGRVMPPRTALTIAALMVALLTATTCGGGSSNPVTPTPTPTPTPTPTPTPTPTPTPTPAPPAAFVCGAIGGFLTTPQSIINGLVCSGDTSPVVMVRIDYVSGNTYGLCSGTVIASNAVLTAAHCLDGQIRKVTILLGGFGGKQIVANSFTPIPEYNKDVSSSPDVGVVIVDDGSLLRNPIPLLVRDAVRGEQGVIAGYGVDATQANEGILRAGTVTIVRSLGNFIDSDFAGDVSNTCSGDSGGPLLLQLRQGGPWGIAGVTSAGEIKDCLSGLSDYARLSDATIWSFIFSLVPTAKPLQ; from the coding sequence ATGCGAGGACGTGTGATGCCCCCCCGGACCGCACTGACAATCGCCGCGCTAATGGTCGCGTTGCTGACGGCGACGACATGCGGCGGCGGTTCGTCAAACCCGGTCACACCCACACCCACACCCACGCCCACACCGACCCCGACGCCGACGCCGACTCCCACGCCAACGCCCACCCCCGCGCCACCAGCCGCCTTCGTGTGCGGCGCGATTGGCGGGTTTCTGACCACGCCTCAGAGCATCATCAATGGCCTGGTCTGCTCCGGAGACACTTCGCCCGTCGTCATGGTCCGGATCGATTACGTTAGCGGAAACACCTATGGGCTCTGCTCGGGGACGGTGATTGCCTCGAATGCCGTCCTCACGGCTGCCCACTGCCTCGACGGTCAGATCAGAAAGGTCACGATCTTACTGGGCGGCTTCGGTGGCAAACAGATTGTGGCCAACTCGTTCACGCCGATCCCCGAGTACAACAAAGACGTCAGCTCGTCTCCGGATGTTGGCGTGGTCATCGTTGACGACGGGAGCCTCCTCCGAAATCCCATCCCGCTGCTCGTCCGCGATGCGGTCCGCGGCGAGCAGGGCGTGATCGCGGGATACGGGGTTGACGCCACCCAGGCCAATGAAGGCATTCTGCGCGCGGGCACAGTGACCATCGTCAGATCGCTCGGAAACTTCATTGACTCCGACTTCGCTGGCGACGTCAGTAACACGTGCAGCGGCGACTCGGGCGGGCCGCTGCTGCTACAGCTGCGGCAAGGCGGCCCGTGGGGCATCGCGGGCGTGACGTCAGCCGGGGAAATCAAAGACTGCCTGAGCGGCCTCAGCGACTACGCCCGCCTCAGCGACGCCACGATATGGTCGTTCATCTTCAGTCTCGTGCCAACCGCCAAGCCCCTGCAGTGA
- a CDS encoding RNA pseudouridine synthase: protein MIPPPAILHAGQTVVAANKPAGLPVVPAPPPSAPGDSLRALLEQELGCPLWVVHRLDRDASGVVVFARTADVHRALCLAFENRAVEKSYVALTAGVPDPPESTIDIPLHAARRGKTRPARPGEPGLRDAVTAYAIEDRWHRGDARVALVRARPRTGRHHQLRVHFRAIGTPLLFDPLYGRRVDLTDLADAPCQRLALHATRLIVPATVLGTRFEFDAPLAPDLAATVSWFDREWTAG from the coding sequence ATGATTCCGCCGCCTGCCATCCTTCATGCCGGCCAGACCGTCGTCGCCGCCAACAAGCCCGCTGGCCTGCCCGTCGTCCCCGCCCCGCCTCCGTCGGCGCCAGGCGACAGCCTGAGGGCCCTTCTCGAGCAGGAACTCGGATGCCCGCTCTGGGTCGTGCACCGACTCGATCGCGACGCGTCAGGAGTGGTGGTGTTCGCGCGAACGGCCGACGTACACCGCGCGCTGTGTCTGGCCTTCGAGAACCGCGCGGTGGAGAAGTCGTACGTGGCGCTTACAGCGGGCGTTCCAGATCCGCCAGAAAGCACGATCGACATTCCGCTGCATGCGGCGCGTCGCGGCAAGACCCGCCCGGCAAGGCCCGGAGAACCTGGGTTGCGGGACGCGGTGACCGCCTACGCCATCGAGGATCGCTGGCATCGAGGGGACGCGCGGGTCGCACTGGTCAGGGCGCGGCCACGCACCGGGCGCCACCATCAACTGCGCGTGCATTTTCGCGCGATTGGAACGCCGCTGCTGTTCGATCCGTTGTATGGGCGGCGAGTCGATCTGACCGATCTGGCCGACGCGCCGTGTCAGCGCCTCGCGCTGCACGCCACGCGCCTCATCGTGCCCGCGACGGTGCTCGGGACGCGGTTCGAATTCGATGCGCCGCTGGCCCCAGACCTTGCAGCAACCGTCAGCTGGTTCGATCGCGAGTGGACCGCCGGCTGA
- a CDS encoding helix-turn-helix transcriptional regulator, whose product MNPSEVTKLVDRVASPVRLALVAAGITNRAAAKDVGITEGRVSEICRGARRAPDPDEKAALAALVGKSVAVLFPDAGLEVAKAMYRESDLVKASDAPEVALAIQVSIEILDRVLTSVGVSGSARRATLQKAAGFVRRKHQARG is encoded by the coding sequence ATGAACCCTAGCGAAGTCACGAAACTGGTCGACCGCGTCGCGAGCCCGGTCAGGCTTGCGCTCGTCGCGGCGGGAATCACCAACCGCGCCGCGGCCAAAGATGTCGGGATCACTGAGGGCCGCGTTTCCGAAATCTGCCGCGGCGCGAGACGCGCGCCGGATCCGGACGAGAAGGCCGCGCTCGCGGCGCTCGTCGGCAAGTCCGTCGCCGTGCTCTTCCCCGACGCCGGGCTCGAAGTCGCCAAGGCGATGTATCGGGAGTCCGACCTAGTCAAGGCGTCTGACGCTCCAGAAGTGGCGCTCGCGATCCAGGTCAGCATCGAGATCCTTGATCGCGTGCTCACCTCGGTCGGCGTGTCAGGCTCCGCGCGACGCGCGACGCTGCAGAAGGCCGCCGGATTCGTGCGCAGGAAACACCAGGCGCGCGGGTGA
- a CDS encoding phage/plasmid primase, P4 family, which produces MSGRGKVLTADQIGWGVAATASDGFPPTEAGAAQSFTEAVQDRLRFDHCRNRWLIRSEHHWKPDADGAVIRLALDHARRQQRQALDIKDTFERGKAIEHWLKFDRRAALDNLLSLAKNLPPLADDGTNWDHNRGLIAFENGVVSLETGTLRPGKPEDKITLSTGFSFDPDASCPRWERFIKEVIPDPAVADFMWRAFGYAITGDMREQVFFLLFGRGCNGKSTLMDVIESVLGDYALTVPFSAFEQDRAGSVPADVASLDGKRLVKASEGTPGRWLHSSRLKDITGGERVSARHLYGNPFTFRPVCKVFLSTNELPKVGDDSDGLWRRLRQVPFTQRFEGTADDRSLKDTLLAEAPGILAWLVRGCLEWQTRGLGVPAAVADATAEYRADCDPLARFFDEACRLELGVDVGASDLFRHYRQWAERAGLSEKERLSATAFGRKCVDRFMRSKTRGGMVYQGVSCA; this is translated from the coding sequence ATGAGCGGCCGCGGAAAAGTCCTGACGGCCGATCAAATTGGGTGGGGGGTGGCCGCGACAGCCTCTGATGGTTTCCCTCCGACCGAAGCCGGCGCCGCGCAATCCTTTACTGAAGCGGTCCAGGACCGTCTGCGTTTCGATCATTGCCGGAACCGCTGGCTCATCAGATCAGAACACCACTGGAAGCCTGATGCCGATGGCGCCGTGATCCGACTCGCGCTCGATCATGCGCGGCGCCAGCAACGCCAGGCGCTCGACATCAAGGACACCTTTGAGCGAGGAAAGGCGATCGAGCACTGGTTGAAATTCGACCGTCGCGCGGCGCTCGACAACTTGCTGAGTCTCGCGAAGAACCTGCCACCGCTCGCGGACGATGGCACCAATTGGGATCACAACCGCGGGTTGATCGCTTTCGAAAACGGCGTCGTGTCCCTCGAGACCGGGACGCTACGGCCAGGCAAACCCGAAGACAAGATCACGCTCAGCACGGGCTTCAGCTTCGACCCGGACGCGTCGTGCCCGCGTTGGGAGCGGTTCATCAAGGAGGTCATTCCGGATCCAGCCGTCGCCGATTTCATGTGGCGGGCGTTTGGCTACGCCATCACCGGCGACATGCGCGAACAGGTGTTCTTTCTGCTCTTCGGCCGCGGGTGCAACGGCAAGAGCACGCTGATGGACGTGATCGAGAGCGTCCTGGGCGACTACGCGTTAACTGTGCCCTTCTCGGCGTTCGAGCAAGACCGCGCGGGAAGCGTGCCGGCCGACGTGGCCAGTCTCGACGGTAAGCGTCTCGTCAAAGCCTCTGAGGGCACACCTGGCCGCTGGCTCCATTCGTCGCGCCTCAAGGACATCACGGGCGGCGAACGTGTGTCTGCCCGGCACCTCTACGGGAACCCATTCACGTTCCGTCCGGTTTGTAAGGTGTTCCTCAGCACGAACGAACTGCCCAAGGTGGGCGACGACTCAGACGGCCTCTGGCGCCGACTACGACAGGTGCCGTTTACACAACGCTTCGAAGGCACAGCGGACGATCGATCACTGAAAGACACGCTCCTGGCCGAAGCGCCAGGGATTCTCGCCTGGCTCGTGCGCGGTTGCTTGGAATGGCAGACGCGCGGGCTTGGCGTGCCGGCGGCTGTTGCCGATGCGACTGCTGAGTACCGTGCCGACTGTGATCCACTCGCCCGCTTCTTCGATGAGGCGTGTCGTCTCGAGCTTGGCGTGGACGTCGGCGCCTCTGACCTGTTTCGGCATTACCGACAGTGGGCTGAACGCGCCGGCCTGAGCGAGAAGGAACGACTCTCCGCGACGGCGTTTGGACGGAAGTGCGTCGACCGCTTCATGCGATCCAAAACACGCGGCGGAATGGTCTATCAGGGGGTGTCCTGTGCATAA
- a CDS encoding zinc-ribbon domain containing protein translates to MIPGQLLAAAHDISRVCLACQHPFVIAAQEAAWFDRMAYHYPKRCVSCRRAKRALQVQQQYEAEQAKANGNDS, encoded by the coding sequence ATGATCCCGGGTCAACTACTGGCCGCCGCGCACGACATTTCACGCGTCTGCCTGGCGTGCCAGCATCCGTTCGTGATCGCCGCCCAGGAGGCCGCCTGGTTCGATCGGATGGCGTATCACTACCCGAAGCGGTGCGTCTCGTGCCGCCGGGCGAAGCGAGCGCTCCAGGTCCAGCAGCAGTACGAGGCTGAGCAGGCGAAGGCGAACGGGAACGACTCATGA
- a CDS encoding tyrosine-type recombinase/integrase, with protein sequence MGQIRQRGAVYWIRYYRDGKRYEESTRSKKEGEAKRQLRLAEGAIEQGIPVTPKIGRLKFDDAAADLITDYKVNGKRSLAHVERRVGQHLKPTFGGRRMAGVTTTDVRTYVDKRQKEGAANASINRELAALKRMFSLAIQAGKLLHRPHIPMLREDNTRQGFFERSAFESMRAHLSADLQPVVTFAYLTGWRVHSEILPITWGQVDRQAGIVRLEPGTTKNGDGRVFDYSGLPDLVDLFNDLWTAHETLARTKCTICPWVFNRAGERIRNFWHAWQSATKAAGCPGRIPHDLRRTAVRNFVRAGVPERVAMKLTGHKTRSVFDRYDITSPGDLREAGAKLHEARNATGTITGTVDRSGAKTGTGTGG encoded by the coding sequence ATGGGCCAGATCCGACAACGCGGCGCCGTCTACTGGATTCGCTACTACCGCGACGGCAAGCGGTACGAGGAAAGCACGCGCAGCAAGAAAGAAGGCGAGGCTAAGCGACAGCTCCGGCTCGCCGAAGGCGCGATCGAACAGGGCATCCCGGTCACGCCGAAGATCGGACGCCTGAAGTTCGACGACGCTGCAGCGGACCTCATCACTGACTACAAGGTGAACGGTAAACGATCGCTCGCGCACGTCGAACGCCGCGTTGGTCAGCATCTCAAGCCGACGTTTGGCGGGCGACGCATGGCCGGGGTCACGACGACAGACGTGCGAACCTACGTCGACAAACGCCAGAAGGAAGGCGCGGCGAACGCCAGCATCAACCGGGAACTGGCCGCACTCAAGCGCATGTTCTCGCTGGCGATCCAAGCGGGGAAGTTACTCCACCGTCCCCATATTCCGATGCTGCGGGAAGACAACACGCGACAAGGGTTCTTCGAGCGCTCCGCTTTCGAGTCCATGCGGGCGCATCTGTCGGCCGACCTGCAGCCCGTCGTCACGTTCGCCTACCTGACGGGCTGGCGCGTCCACAGTGAGATTCTGCCGATCACTTGGGGACAGGTCGACCGGCAAGCCGGGATCGTCCGTCTCGAACCCGGCACGACGAAGAACGGCGACGGCCGGGTGTTCGACTACTCGGGACTGCCTGACCTGGTCGATCTGTTCAATGACCTCTGGACGGCGCATGAGACGCTGGCGAGGACGAAGTGCACGATCTGCCCATGGGTGTTCAACCGGGCGGGCGAGCGGATTCGGAACTTCTGGCACGCGTGGCAGTCCGCGACGAAGGCGGCCGGATGCCCGGGGCGCATCCCGCACGACCTCCGGCGGACGGCCGTTCGGAACTTCGTCCGCGCTGGCGTGCCGGAGCGCGTGGCAATGAAATTGACGGGCCACAAGACGCGATCGGTGTTTGATCGTTACGACATCACGAGCCCGGGTGATTTGCGCGAAGCCGGGGCCAAGTTACACGAGGCCCGAAACGCGACAGGGACAATCACGGGGACAGTGGACCGATCCGGGGCGAAAACGGGAACCGGGACAGGCGGCTAA
- a CDS encoding YtxH domain-containing protein, protein MSDDRHNGAGGVVVAFTLGALVGAVLALLFAPAKGEETREMISEKAREQAEKTREFLKQQRENLATAVERGREAYQTARGEKG, encoded by the coding sequence ATGTCAGACGATCGACACAATGGAGCCGGTGGAGTCGTGGTCGCCTTCACGCTGGGGGCCCTGGTCGGGGCCGTCCTCGCGCTGCTCTTCGCGCCGGCGAAGGGTGAGGAGACCCGGGAGATGATCAGCGAGAAGGCGCGCGAACAGGCGGAGAAGACGCGCGAATTCCTCAAGCAGCAGCGCGAGAATCTCGCGACAGCCGTCGAGCGCGGACGCGAGGCCTATCAGACCGCCCGCGGCGAGAAGGGGTAG